One Callospermophilus lateralis isolate mCalLat2 chromosome 6, mCalLat2.hap1, whole genome shotgun sequence genomic region harbors:
- the LOC143401648 gene encoding olfactory receptor 2B2: MSRANESAPQEFILLGFSDRPWLELPLFVVFLVSYVLTILGNMTIILVSHLDPKLHTPMYFFLTNLSLLDLCYTTSTVPQMLVNIRSTRKVISYGGCVAQLFIFLALGSTECLLLAVMSFDRFVAICRPLRYSVIMHHGLCLQLATASWVSGFSNSVLQSTWTLHMPLCGHREVDHFFCEVPALLKLSCADTTANEAELFFISVLFLLIPVTLILISYTFIVQAVLRIQSAEGRRKAFGTCGSHLIVVTLFYGTAIYMYLQPPSPSSKDRGKMVSLFYGIITPMLNPIIYTLRNKEVKGAFKRLISRAFLINK; the protein is encoded by the coding sequence ATGAGCAGGGCTAACGAGAGTGCCCCACAGGAGTTCATCCTGCTGGGTTTCTCAGATCGACCCTGGCTAGAGCTTCCGCTCTTTGTGGTGTTCCTGGTCTCCTACGTCTTGACCATCTTGGGCAATATGACAATAATTCTTGTGTCTCATCTGGATCCTAAACTCCACACCCCTATGTACTTCTTTCTCACCAACCTCTCACTTCTGGACCTGTGCTACACCACCAGCACTGTTCCACAGATGCTGGTAAACATCCGCAGCACCAGGAAGGTGATCAGCTATGGTGGCTGTGTGGCCCAGCTCTTCATCTTCCTGGCCCTGGGTTCCACTGAATGCCTTCTGCTGGCTGTCATGTCCTTTGATAGGTTTGTGGCTATCTGCCGGCCCCTCCGGTACTCGGTTATCATGCACCATGGGCTCTGCCTGCAGTTGGCAACTGCCTCCTGGGTTAGCGGCTTCAGCAACTCGGTTCTGCAGTCCACCTGGACCCTCCACATGCCACTGTGTGGCCACAGAGAAGTGGACCATTTCTTCTGTGAGGTGCCCGCGCTGCTCAAGCTATCCTGTGCTGACACGACAGCCAACGAAGCTGAGCTGTTCTTCATCAGCGTGCTGTTTCTCTTGATACCCGTGACACTCATCCTCATATCCTACACATTCATCGTCCAAGCAGTGCTGAGAATACAGTCAGCAGAAGGTCGCAGAAAGGCATTTGGGACATGTGGCTCACACCTAATTGTGGTGACACTTTTCTATGGCACTGCCATCTACATGTACCTGCAGCCGCCATCCCCCTCCTCCAAGGACCGGGGGAAGATGGTGTCTCTTTTCTATGGAATCATCACACCTATGCTGAACCCCATCATCTACACCCTTAGGAACAAGGAGGTAAAGGGAGCTTTTAAAAGGTTGATTTCAAGGGCCTTCTTAATAAACAAGTAA
- the LOC143401704 gene encoding putative olfactory receptor 2W6 → MGRQNASSSEGFILVGFSDRPRLELGLFVVVLTFYLLTLLGNMAIILLSALDTRLRTPMYFFLANLSFLDVCFTTGSIPQMLYNLWGPDKTISYVGCAVQLYFVLALGGVECVLLAVMAYDRYVAVCKPLHYSVIMHPRLCGQLASVAWLSGFSNSLIMAPQTLLLPRCGHRRVDHFLCEMPALIGMACVDTTTLEALAFALAIFVILTPLLLILTSYGYIARAVLHIRSAVGRRKALNTCSSHLAVVSLFYGTIIYMYLQPANAYSQDQGKFLTLFYTIVTPSVNPLIYTLRNKDVKEAVKKVLGKGQAQGQ, encoded by the coding sequence ATGGGCAGGCAGAACGCAAGTTCTTCTGAGGGCTTCATCCTGGTGGGCTTCTCTGACCGCCCCCGCCTGGAGCTGGGCCTCTTTGTGGTGGTACTCACCTTCTATCTGCTCACGCTTCTGGGCAACATGGCCATCATCCTGCTGTCCGCCCTGGACACCCGGCTGCGCACGCCCATGTACTTCTTCTTGGCCAACCTCTCCTTCCTGGACGTGTGCTTCACCACGGGCTCCATCCCCCAGATGCTCTACAACCTGTGGGGCCCCGACAAGACCATCAGCTACGTGGGCTGTGCCGTCCAGCTCTACTTCGTCCTGGCCCTGGGAGGCGTGGAGTGCGTGCTCCTGGCCGtcatggcctatgaccgctacGTGGCAGTCTGCAAGCCTCTTCACTACTCGGTCATCATGCACCCGCGCCTCTGTGGGCAGCTGGCCTCTGTAGCCTGGCTGAGTGGCTTCAGCAACTCTCTCATCATGGCCCCCCAGACGTTGCTGCTGCCCCGCTGTGGGCACAGGAGGGTGGACCACTTTCTCTGTGAGATGCCAGCTCTCATAGGCATGGCCTGTGTAGACACCACGACCCTCGAGGCGCTGGCCTTCGCCTTGGCCATCTTCGTCATCCTGACACCCCTGCTGCTCATCCTCACCTCCTATGGCTACATCGCCAGAGCCGTGCTTCACATCAGGTCAGCAGTGGGGCGCAGGAAGGCTCTCAACACCTGCAGCTCACACCTGGCTGTCGTCTCGCTCTTCTACGGCACCATCATTTACATGTACCTCCAGCCAGCAAACGCCTATTCCCAGGACCAGGGCAAGTTCCTCACTCTTTTCTATACAATCGTCACGCCCAGTGTGAACCCCCTGATCTACACCCTGAGAAACAAAGACGTGAAAGAGGCAGTGAAGAAGGTGCTGGGGAAGGGGCAAGCACAAGGGCAGTAG